A genome region from Triticum aestivum cultivar Chinese Spring chromosome 2B, IWGSC CS RefSeq v2.1, whole genome shotgun sequence includes the following:
- the LOC123045017 gene encoding RNA-binding protein CP33, chloroplastic — translation MATAVAAFRSFIHPTAIAAAIPLPPSHFNLNNFQRHCVGLRLFSSSHRRHPILLPASTSAASGQEFSSDGEYYSEEGPEEYVEEEGEEAEPEVQAVRGYYPPRNRPALGQEPGRIYVGNLPYTFTAAELTAAFSEPGSVDDVQIIYDKITDRSRGFAFVTMATAEEAAKAVQMFNGALLGGRTVRVNFPEVPRGGERAVASAAVARTSLRVVDDGTYKVYAGNLGWGVRADALKTAFEGQPGLVGARVIFERDTGRSRGFGFISFQTIEDAKAALQAMDGVELDGRPLRLSLAAQNPPAGSTPSTVQSQQEQTASGGSEPEVDKNSTTSGQFEGEMEKSNLQTTASY, via the exons AtggccaccgccgtcgccgccttccGCTCTTTCATTCACCCCACCGCCATTGCCGCCGCCATCCCACTCCCTCCTTCTCACTTCAACCTCAACAACTTCCAGCGGCACTGCGTCGGGCTCCGCCTATTCTCCTCCTCCCACCGTCGCCACCCCATTCTCCTGCCCGCCTCCACCTCCGCTGCTTCCGGCCAAGAGTTCTCTTCTGACGGAGAATATTACTCTGAGGAGGGTCCAGAGGAGTACgtggaggaagagggagaggaggcAGAACCCGAGGTCCAGGCAGTTCGCGGTTACTATCCCCCGAGAAACCGGCCGGCACTTGGACAAGAGCCCGGGCGAATCTACGTCGGCAACCTGCCCTACACCTTCACCGCCGCTGAGCTCACTGCAGCATTCTCCGAGCCCGGCAGCGTCGACGATGTCCAG ATAATATATGACAAAATCACCGACCGGAGTCGTGGCTTTGCCTTTGTCACCATGGCCACCGCCGAGGAGGCTGCCAAGGCCGTCCAGATGTTCAACGGAGCT CTGCTGGGAGGGAGGACAGTCAGGGTGAATTTCCCGGAAGTGCCGCGAGGAGGAGAGAGGGCAGTGGCATCGGCAGCGGTTGCAAGGACTAGCTTGCGTGTTGTTGACGATGGGACATACAAGGTTTACGCCGGCAACCTGGGGTGGGGTGTGCGGGCTGATGCACTCAAGACGGCATTCGAGGGGCAGCCTGGCTTGGTTGGTGCCAGGGTAATCTTCGAGCGTGACACGGGTCGTTCCAGGGGGTTTGGCTTTATCTCCTTTCAGACAATAGAAGATGCAAAGGCTGCCTTGCAGGCCATGGACGGAGTG GAACTGGATGGGAGGCCACTCCGACTTAGTCTGGCGGCACAGAACCCTCCAGCTGGATCAACTCCTAGCACAGTGCAGTCCCAGCAAGAACAAACTGCCTCAGGTGGTTCTGAGCCAGAGGTCGACAAAAACAGTACTACTTCAGGACAATTTGAAGGCGAGATGGAAAAGAGCAACTTACAGACAACTGCCAGCTATTAG
- the LOC123045020 gene encoding uncharacterized protein — MAHALARALRSLLARCSTKCPCAAVAAASSSCLRSAVPRASYAACPRSILPTSCGGAVPAAQTRFLASTAGPGPGDEGSGEEEEEESMAEWEEDEDDGADAEIGDGGNGGGVALRDVKWGARALAAAEEVLGEHFGDDIAMFAFKVSPKGYVYVRLDKLTNRYGCPGIEEIENFNRLYKQKLDEIIERGEIPLDLALEISSPGAERLLKVPGDLDRFKDMAMRVQYHAEGDGLISDQMDGIFMLESVDIQAEHCVWKLADVSENRAGKGRPLNRKQKDWRLQTSFDAVMKATLYLD; from the exons ATGGCGCACGCTCTCGCCCGGGCGCTCCGCTCGCTGCTCGCCAGATGCTCGACCAAATGTCCCTGCGCCGCCGTGGCTGCCGCTTCCTCGTCCTGCCTCCGCAGCGCCGTTCCGCGCGCTTCCTACGCCGCCTGCCCCAGGAGCATCCTTCCTACTTCATGCGGGGGGGCCGTACCTGCGGCGCAGACGCGCTTCCTGGCGAGTACAGCGGGCCCTGGCCCAGGCGACGAGGgctcgggggaggaggaggaggaggagtctatGGCGGAGTGGGAAGAGGATGAAGACGATGGGGCCGATGCTGAG ATCGGtgatggcggcaacggcggcggcgtcGCCCTGCGGGACGTCAAGTGGGGCGCGCGCGCTCTTGCGGCGGCCGAGGAGGTTCTTGGCGAGCACTTTGGCGATGACATTGCCATGTTCGCCTTCAAGGTGTCGCCCAAGGGGTACGTCTACGTGCGGCTGGACAAGCTCACCAACAG GTATGGGTGCCCTGGTATAGAGGAAATAGAGAATTTCAATAGACTCTATAAGCAGAAATTGGATGAGATAATTGAAAGAGGCGAAATACCCCTCGACCTGGCTCTTGAG ATCTCATCACCAGGAGCAGAGCGACTTCTGAAGGTGCCGGGTGATCTGGATCGCTTCAAAGATATGGCAATGAGGGTACAATACCATGCTGAAGGTGATGGCCTTATTTCGGATCAGATGGATGGTATCTTCATGCTTGAGTCAGTAGACATTCAGGCAGAACACTGTGTTTGGAAGCTCGCGGACGTCAGCGAGAACCGAGCTGGGAAAGGGAGGCCGTTGAACAGGAAACAGAAAGATTGGAGGCTGCAAACCTCATTTGATGCAGTGATGAAGGCAACCCTATACTTGGACTGA
- the LOC123045018 gene encoding putative deoxyribonuclease TATDN1 gives MASNTVKLIDIAVNFTDGMFKGIYHGKQCHSADLPSVLARAWAAGVHRIIVTGGSLKESREALEIAETDGRLFCTVGVHPTRCGEFEEGGDPEGHFQALLALAKEGIEKGKVVAVGECGLDYDRLQFYPSDIQKKYFEKQFELAEAVKLPMFLHMRAAGEDFSEIVSQNLYRFPGGVTHSFTGTAEERDKLLSIENMFIGINGCSLKTKENLEIVGGIPAERLMIETDSPYCDIKNTHAGIQFVKSIWPSKKKEKYEPGLTVKGRNEPCLVRQVLEVVAGCKGIADIEGLSKTLYHNTCRLFFPHDIDASADAQLESGGVTAEQSS, from the exons ATGGCGTCCAACACCGTCAAGCTCATCG ACATCGCAGTGAACTTTACTG ATGGCATGTTTAAGGGCATCTACCACGGCAAGCAATGCCACTCTGCCGACCTCCCCAGCGTCCTCGCGCGAGCCTGGGCTGCCGGCGTCCACCGCATCATT GTCACCGGAGGGTCTCTGAAGGAGTCTAGGGAAGCGCTTGAGATCGCCGAGACCGATG GGAGGCTGTTCTGCACCGTGGGAGTCCACCCGACAAGATGCGGG GAGTTTGAGGAGGGTGGAGACCCGGAAGGGCATTTTCAGGCTCTCTTGGCTTTGGCGAAGGAGGGCATCGAGAAGGGCAAG GTTGTGGCAGTTGGCGAGTGTGGTTTGGATTATGACAGGCTTCAGTTCTATCCTTCAGATATTCAGAAGAA GTACTTTGAGAAACAATTCGAATTGGCTGAAGCAGTAAAACTACCGATGTTTCTTCACATGCGTGCTGCTGGTGAAGACTTCTCTGAAATCGTATCACAAAATCTGTACAG GTTTCCAGGTGGGGTTACGCATTCCTTCACTGGTACTGCAGAAGAACGTGACAAGCTTCTTTCTATCGAGAATATGTTTATAG GTATTAATGGCTGCTCTTTGAAGACTAAAGAAAATCTTGAGATTGTAGGAGGTATTCCTGCAGAGAGGTTGATGATAGAGACAGATTCTCCTTATTGTGACATAAAAAATACTCATGCTGGAATCCAGTTTGTAAAATCGATCTGGCCATCCAAGAAGAAAGAGAAGTATGAACCTGGTTTAACAGTTAAGGGTCGCAATGAGCCTTGTTTAGTAAG GCAAGTCCTTGAGGTAGTGGCTGGATGCAAAGGTATTGCTGATATAGAAGGCTTAAGTAAAACTCTGTACCACAACACATGCAG GCTCTTCTTCCCTCATGACATAGATGCTTCTGCAGATGCACAGCTTGAGAGTGGTGGTGTTACTGCAGAACAGAGTAGCTGA